TTCTCCAGTTACCTGACGTCTGCTTAGCTAAAAGAATGAGTTTGGGTTTTATTTGGAAAGTAAGTCCTCTTTAGATCTCTGGGAGAGTGGATTTTCCATACAGAGTTTATTCATGTTCCCGACGTGTTGCCGAGGGAAAAGAGTCATCTTAAAGGTATCCGTTTTCTTTCAATACTCATGGGGATAGTTCATAAAAATAGCATGTACAGCCTTTGCGGACATCAGGTATGTCATTTTCTTTATGTGCTTCCGTCATTGTGTCATTTCCTTCATTTCCTTCATTTGATTTCTTCATTTGCTTTCATATTCTAACACTTAATAGCAGATTTCTTATAAAATAGTAACCACCATTTATCACCATAAAATTCAAAGCATAACCCAAAAATATGTGACAGTCCACCAAACCAATTCATCAACATTTAAGCATACTTTACACAAATAAAGCAGTTAAAAACAGGAACAAATTTAACCAGAAACATAATAAAACAACAATCAAAACAAATCCTCCAAACTCTCAAGCGGGAACCATTAAGTGTACCATCACTGTGTCATTTCCTTCATTTGCTTCCAAAGTTCACGGTATCTCCTCCAATATTGGTGGTCTGTATTTGAATTTTGCACTGGAAAAAATTGAGGCAAGAAGGTTTAAACATAAGAAAAAATATACAgttttaaagtaatttaaaatctaaagtaATTAGCTGGTAATTCTCATAATGTACTTGCCTAATTTGAGTAAGTGATGGAAGCGAATATCTCTTTATAAACAATATTCTTCACCATAGATGGTTGTTCAACATCTTCGTCAAAGTTGAAAATCTTCAATCCTTTTCGAGATGTAACTCTAGATAATGCGACATAAAGCTGGCCATGGCTAAAAACTTGTTTTGGCAAGAACAAACCAACTTGTTTGAATGATTGTCCCTGGCTTTTATTAATGGTCATTGCAAAACATACAGCTAGAGGCAATTGCCGTCACTTCAATTTGAAAGGCCATTTTGATTCATTAGGAGTCATGTTGATGCGCGGAATAAGAACAGAGACACCTTTGCTCTTTCCAGAATACACCCTTGCCTGCACAAACCATTTTCCCATGTAGGTGACAATAAGTCTAGTTCCATTGCAAAGGCCTaatgattgattgaaatttcTCAAAAGCATAACAGGCACACCAGATTTCAGTTTTAACTCATGATTTGGGACTCTAGTAAACTTTAGGGTATTCAAAAATTTTGTTGGATAAAGAACATCTCCATCCGTAATACAAAAAGATGCCTTGCAAATGGAATCAGAACTAAGGTACGTTGTTGTTTGTTGCGGCAggaagtccaaaataaagtcaTTGATTTCCcaaacattttcattttttggacACAAAATAGCCCTGTCTTCAAAGTAATTATCCTCCGTGCACTTCAACTTTAAACCTGGATAGATTGTATCCACAATTGTTGCTATAGGATTCTCTTCTGCCAATATTGTTATATCTTCAGGAACAGTGACAAAATCATCTTTGTCCGCATCTTTTGTCGTTCCATCACCTATTGAAACCAACCACTTGTCAAAATCCAAAATGGCTTTACGTGCACTCAAATCCGTGTCATGGGTTAGCAATCTCATGTTTTGCGTTAACTTGAAAACTTCAAAGAATTCCCATAAATACGAAGAAGTTATCAAAGCCTTAATAATGTCCGACTTTTGCCCCTTATGCACAACTGGTAAAATTTGTCGGAAATCACCACTGAGAACTGTTGTGAGTCCTCCAAACGGTTTGTCTGCGCTGCCCGGAAAGCGTGTTTGAAAAATATCTTTGAGGCTTCGATCCAAGGATTCAAAGCAATGTTTATTTGCCATTGGTGCTTCATCCCAAATGATTAAATCAGTTTTCAAGAGTAAATCAGCTAGCTGAGTTCCATGTTTGATATCACAGCTAGAATCTTCGTGTAAATCAAGAGGAATATGGAACCTTGAATGGGCTGTTCGGCCACCAGCTAAAAGCACGGCTGCAATTCCACATGAAGCAACTGGCAACACTATTTTTGACTCAGATCTCAATTTATGGATTATCGCTTTCCATAAAAATGTCTTACCTGTTCCCCCATGACCATTTACAAACATGGTTCTCCCTTTGTTGTTTACGACCGAATAGAGTATGA
This window of the Mercurialis annua linkage group LG5, ddMerAnnu1.2, whole genome shotgun sequence genome carries:
- the LOC126681430 gene encoding uncharacterized protein LOC126681430, which codes for MLLNVVKGPTSFSNIRKVNKTIYPTFKAACYALGLLDDDREWTDCLIEASNWAGGDQLRQLFATILAHCEVVDVVELWSTKFTILTEDIHYIFRNKHMLAHLQLNKEHITNFALGDIEKKLKQLGKSLSDFHGMPLPTSSLQKEAKSSLIFEGMDYNTIEEEKLHRHFFSGLNMEQRKIYDIILYSVVNNKGRTMFVNGHGGTGKTFLWKAIIHKLRSESKIVLPVASCGIAAVLLAGGRTAHSRFHIPLDLHEDSSCDIKHGTQLADLLLKTDLIIWDEAPMANKHCFESLDRSLKDIFQTRFPGSADKPFGGLTTVLSGDFRQILPVVHKGQKSDIIKALITSSYLWEFFEVFKLTQNMRLLTHDTDLSARKAILDFDKWLVSIGDGTTKDADKDDFVTVPEDITILAEENPIATIVDTIYPGLKLKCTEDNYFEDRAILCPKNENVWEINDFILDFLPQQTTTYLSSDSICKASFCITDGDVLYPTKFLNTLKFTRVPNHELKLKSGVPVMLLRNFNQSLGLCNGTRLIVTYMGKWFVQARVYSGKSKGVSVLIPRINMTPNESKWPFKLK